One part of the Ranitomeya imitator isolate aRanImi1 chromosome 10, aRanImi1.pri, whole genome shotgun sequence genome encodes these proteins:
- the LOC138652030 gene encoding protein BTG3-like: MHEEVQLGASYVVRLLNRHQKLDSEQVKRFTETLTSILCDKFEGHWYPDSPQKGQAYRCIRIEHNLVVDDSVLRACVRSGLRCSQLAFPKNMSVWIDPQEVSCRLGESCSPFVVKAPEESKKTIVEKPELDTSDYHSDGSDISGSPSESSSEDEESGGSKKKPAAVPTQKMGAQYYYNPAPSSTVFYQYPGNAVSFIPTYHQPMALYYLVPKYYHNIRSRGAPRRWKSKNSFIPTKS, encoded by the exons ATGCATGAAGAAGTCCAACTTGGGGCGTCTTACGTCGTAAGACTGCTGAACCGTCACCAAAAACTGGACAGCGAGCAAGTGAAGCGATTTACCGAAACTCTGACCTCAATCCTATGCGACAAGTTTGAAGGACACTGGTACCCCGATAGCCCGCAGAAAGGCCAAGCTTACCG GTGTATCCGGATAGAGCACAATCTAGTGGTGGATGACTCTGTCTTACGAGCCTGTGTTCGGAGTGGACTACGCTGCTCACAGTTGGCTTTCCCCAAAAACATGTCCGTTTGGATTGATCCCCAGGAGGTGAGCTGCAG GTTGGGCGAGAGCTGTAGCCCCTTCGTAGTAAAGGCTCCAGAAGAGTCCAAGAAGACTATCGTGGAGAAACCAGAACTAGACACATCGGACTATCACTCGGACGGCTCAGACATTAGCGGATCTCCTTCTGAAAGCTCCAGTGAGGATGAGGAAAGTGGCGGGAGCAAAAAGAAACCTGCTGCGGTTCCTACTCAGAAAATG GGTGCCCAGTATTACTACAACCCGGCGCCATCCTCCACCGTCTTCTACCAGTACCCTGGCAATGCTGTGAGCTTCATTCCGACCTATCATCAACCCATGGCCTTATACTACCTGGTCCCGAAATACTATCACAACATCCGATCCCGGGGAGCGCCAAGAAGATGGAAATCCAAAAACTCATTTATTCCCACCAAAAGTTGA